The stretch of DNA GGGGCAGTGGCGCTTTTTGTGTGTAATTTAAAGGCTGTTTCAACAATTTACAGCGCTTACATTAATTCAATAAAGTCAAGCCGTTTTAGCAACGGCCACGATAGCTCTAAGCTTTACCAATAATCTTCATGCTGGCACTAACGCCTAATCGTGAAGCACCGGCATCCAACATTGCTTGTGCTTCTTCAGCAGAGTGAATGCCACCGGAAGCCTTGACCTTAATTCGATCACCAACTGCAGCCTTCATCAATTCAACATCATGCACCGCAGCACCGCGTGTCGAAAATCCAGTCGAGGTTTTAACGAAATCAGCACCTGCATCGGCAACAACTTTACTTGCCTGACTAATCTCAGCATCGGTTAATAATGCCGTTTCAATAATTACCTTAACGAGTTTGCCAGCCTGATGGCCAGTTTCAACGACTGCTTCGATATCCTTTTGAACAATTGCTAGATGGCCGGATTTAAACTCACCAATATTCATCACCATATCGAGTTCATCAACGCCGTCATGAATCGCTTGTTCGCTTTCAGCAACTTTAATGGCGGTCGTATTAGCTCCTAAGGGAAAACCAATGACACAAGCCGTCTTCACATCTGAGCCAGCAAGTTGCGTATGTACGTGGTGGACCCAGTAAGGATTGACCATTACTGAGCAGAAATGATTCGCTAAAGCTTCTTGGGTGACGCGATTGATTTGAGCTTCAGTCGCCTCCGGATTTAGTAACGTATGATCGAGATAATGATTTAATGACATGTTTTTGAAACCCCTTTCTTTTTCAACAAAATCATCATATCAGGGAATTGAACATTTGTAAAGTACTATCTTGAAAATATGTTCATGTCAGTTAATGTGCTATAATGACGCTATTAATAACAATGGAGTTTGCCAATGGATAATCAAGATAAAATCAAAACCGCGCTAAAAGTTTGCCATTTATACTATGAAGACGGCCTTAGCCAAGGTGAAATTGCCGCGAAACTTTTAATTTCACGACCAACTATTTCACGATTACTACAGTTTGCACGTGACCAAGGGTTGCTCAAAATTGAAATCATGGACCCGCTAAAAGATTTAGATGTCCTAGCAAAACAGCTTGAAAATAAGTATCACCTCAAAAAAGTTATTCTTATTTTTGATGCCACCAATGATCTCGAAGCAATCAATCCCAAAATTGGCGCTGCCGCCGCTGATTACTTAGATACCATTGTCAAAGATCAAGACAGTATCGGCATTAGTTGGGGGGAAACGCTTGAAAGTGTGGCGAACCACTTACATCCTAGCAAGGCCAATAATGTGTCGGTCGTGCAACTCAAAGGGAGCGTTTCTGGGAGTGAAATGAATAACTTTGCTAACGATATCATCAATAAATTTAGTAATGCGTTCAAAACCGATGCCATCAACCTACCTTTGCCGGTAATTTTTGATAATGCCACCACCAAAAAAGTCGTCATGCAAGATCGGTTTATTAAGGCCATTATTCAAGCTGGGATTAAAGCTAACATCGCTTTATTTACTAGTGGCACAGTCCGTGATGATGCGATGCTTTTTAATTTGGGTTATCTGACTCAAGCTGAAATTAGTCGGTTGCAATCACAAGCTGTCGGTGATGTTGTTTCACGATTCATCACTGCAACCGGGGAAATAGCTAATACCGATATCGACGATCGAACGGTCGGAATCCCATTGAGCGCCTTACGCGACAAGGAATATTCAATCTTAATTTCGGGATCGAGTCGCAA from Lactiplantibacillus brownii encodes:
- the deoC gene encoding deoxyribose-phosphate aldolase gives rise to the protein MSLNHYLDHTLLNPEATEAQINRVTQEALANHFCSVMVNPYWVHHVHTQLAGSDVKTACVIGFPLGANTTAIKVAESEQAIHDGVDELDMVMNIGEFKSGHLAIVQKDIEAVVETGHQAGKLVKVIIETALLTDAEISQASKVVADAGADFVKTSTGFSTRGAAVHDVELMKAAVGDRIKVKASGGIHSAEEAQAMLDAGASRLGVSASMKIIGKA
- a CDS encoding sugar-binding transcriptional regulator; protein product: MDNQDKIKTALKVCHLYYEDGLSQGEIAAKLLISRPTISRLLQFARDQGLLKIEIMDPLKDLDVLAKQLENKYHLKKVILIFDATNDLEAINPKIGAAAADYLDTIVKDQDSIGISWGETLESVANHLHPSKANNVSVVQLKGSVSGSEMNNFANDIINKFSNAFKTDAINLPLPVIFDNATTKKVVMQDRFIKAIIQAGIKANIALFTSGTVRDDAMLFNLGYLTQAEISRLQSQAVGDVVSRFITATGEIANTDIDDRTVGIPLSALRDKEYSILISGSSRKVASIRGALLGGYANVLITDSQTAAALLD